In Syntrophorhabdaceae bacterium, a single window of DNA contains:
- a CDS encoding (2Fe-2S)-binding protein produces the protein MKKLVTLVVNKKAYEIAVEPNRTLAQVLREDLGLLGTKIGCGIGDCGACTVVLDGRCVNSCLVLAVQVSGSEIVTIEGVSAGKDLHPVQQAFVEHGAIQCGFCTPGMVLSAKTLLERRSDPSEAEVRSALSGNLCRCTGYQKIVEAVGLAAELMKK, from the coding sequence ATGAAGAAACTGGTAACCCTTGTTGTGAATAAGAAGGCCTATGAAATAGCGGTGGAGCCGAACAGGACGCTGGCGCAGGTGCTCAGGGAAGACCTTGGTCTCCTGGGAACGAAGATAGGCTGCGGGATCGGGGACTGCGGCGCCTGCACGGTCGTTCTTGATGGCCGGTGTGTCAATTCCTGCCTGGTCCTTGCCGTCCAGGTCAGCGGCAGCGAGATTGTGACAATAGAAGGTGTCTCTGCGGGCAAGGATCTGCATCCCGTCCAGCAGGCATTTGTGGAGCACGGGGCGATCCAGTGCGGTTTCTGCACTCCCGGAATGGTCCTTTCAGCGAAGACGCTGCTCGAGAGGCGCTCGGACCCTTCCGAAGCGGAGGTCAGGTCGGCGCTGTCGGGAAATCTCTGCAGGTGCACGGGGTACCAGAAGATCGTCGAAGCGGTCGGTCTTGCGGCTGAACTGATGAAGAAATAG
- a CDS encoding xanthine dehydrogenase family protein subunit M has protein sequence MRTTGTKKEVSMMHVLPKFDYYEPRDIAEACKLLYQFKTSATSAKIIAGGTDILVNMKKGLIAPGCLVGIGKIPGMSEIQPVNGGVSIGAHLIVEKLVEFDLIRKKFNILSRAASVLGSPLVRNRATIGGNIVSARPAADLPPPLMAMGARVILKSRRQEREVSLDKFFKGPGETVIRPAEVLTQIVIDGPPPFTGGDYLKLMHRRSLEIAIVAVASRITLDGPEGAIKDARIILSSVAPKAIHAVRAEKALIGERPTEKLFDHAAKIASKECKPIDDIRGGAQYRCDMVEVLTRRTLRSALNEAIGQSGERGGE, from the coding sequence ATGCGAACGACGGGGACGAAGAAGGAGGTATCGATGATGCACGTGCTGCCGAAATTTGATTATTACGAACCCAGGGACATTGCCGAGGCATGCAAGCTGCTCTACCAGTTCAAGACGTCCGCGACGTCCGCGAAGATAATCGCGGGCGGCACCGACATCCTGGTGAACATGAAGAAGGGCCTGATCGCTCCCGGGTGCCTGGTGGGCATTGGAAAGATACCCGGCATGTCCGAGATCCAGCCTGTGAACGGGGGAGTTTCCATAGGCGCTCACCTTATCGTCGAAAAGCTCGTTGAGTTCGATCTTATCAGGAAAAAGTTCAACATACTGTCCAGGGCGGCCTCGGTGCTCGGCTCTCCCCTCGTCAGGAATCGGGCGACGATAGGAGGGAACATCGTGAGTGCGAGACCCGCCGCGGACCTGCCGCCGCCGCTTATGGCCATGGGCGCGCGAGTGATACTGAAAAGCAGGAGGCAGGAGAGGGAGGTGTCCCTGGACAAATTCTTCAAAGGTCCCGGTGAGACGGTGATCAGGCCGGCGGAGGTACTGACGCAGATCGTGATAGATGGGCCGCCTCCCTTTACCGGCGGAGATTACCTGAAGCTGATGCACCGCAGGTCATTGGAGATCGCCATCGTGGCGGTGGCATCGAGGATCACCCTTGACGGCCCCGAAGGAGCCATCAAGGACGCAAGGATCATTTTGAGTTCCGTGGCCCCGAAGGCCATTCATGCCGTTCGTGCAGAGAAGGCGTTGATAGGAGAAAGGCCGACGGAAAAACTCTTTGACCACGCGGCGAAGATCGCCTCAAAGGAGTGCAAGCCGATAGACGATATCCGCGGCGGCGCGCAGTACCGCTGTGACATGGTGGAGGTGCTGACCAGGCGAACGCTGCGGAGCGCCCTCAACGAGGCAATCGGTCAATCCGGTGAAAGGGGTGGAGAATGA
- a CDS encoding Tm-1-like ATP-binding domain-containing protein, with translation MKTILIISTLNTKGVETFYLRDMIRRLGGSPVVLDISMRPGGGEASADITPDEVARAAGSTMEEIAASGERAKNTAIMTKGAAITALGMFKEKRLDGIIGIGGSTGSLMATDVMRALPFGVPKLMVSSTAALPGMSTKYIDTGDIALMHSVVEIAGLGDVLRNVIDRAARGICAMADAAPLSSREKSRGAKAVAITMLGPCDKCASAVRLALEEKGHQVTGFSAAGIGDRAMETMVSQGLFDAVIDLAPGAVMEHLVGGMRDAGPNRMEAAGKAGIPQIISTCGVNHITPPKSKYTEDHKARRKYDIDRFRTWLRASPDELRAAGRAFAEKLNAAGGPVKVIIPMRGWSSVDVPGSATYDPEEDRSFVDEFRKHATAKIEIMEIDANMEEPAFARSVISAGMEILGQSGGGLKCA, from the coding sequence ATGAAGACGATCCTTATCATCTCCACCCTGAACACCAAGGGCGTGGAGACATTTTACCTGCGCGATATGATACGTCGCCTCGGTGGATCTCCTGTCGTGCTTGACATCTCGATGAGGCCGGGCGGAGGAGAGGCCTCCGCCGATATCACCCCCGACGAGGTGGCTCGGGCAGCGGGAAGCACCATGGAGGAGATCGCCGCGTCCGGCGAGAGGGCGAAGAACACCGCCATAATGACAAAGGGGGCGGCGATAACAGCGCTTGGCATGTTCAAGGAGAAAAGGCTTGACGGGATCATAGGTATAGGAGGGTCCACCGGTTCCCTGATGGCGACGGACGTGATGCGGGCACTGCCTTTCGGTGTTCCCAAGCTGATGGTGTCGTCCACGGCGGCCCTGCCCGGCATGTCCACAAAGTACATCGATACCGGAGATATCGCGCTGATGCACTCGGTGGTGGAGATAGCCGGACTTGGCGATGTGCTCAGAAACGTCATCGACAGGGCGGCACGGGGGATATGCGCAATGGCCGACGCGGCGCCGCTTTCATCGAGAGAGAAAAGCAGGGGCGCGAAAGCGGTTGCCATTACCATGCTGGGGCCCTGTGATAAATGCGCCAGCGCCGTGAGGCTTGCCCTCGAAGAGAAGGGGCACCAGGTGACGGGTTTTTCTGCAGCAGGTATCGGCGATCGGGCGATGGAGACCATGGTGTCCCAGGGTCTCTTCGACGCGGTCATTGACCTTGCACCGGGCGCGGTGATGGAGCACCTCGTGGGCGGAATGAGGGATGCGGGGCCGAACAGGATGGAGGCCGCGGGCAAGGCAGGCATACCGCAGATCATTTCCACCTGCGGTGTCAACCACATAACGCCGCCGAAATCAAAATACACCGAGGACCACAAGGCGCGAAGGAAATACGACATCGACAGGTTCAGAACGTGGCTGAGGGCTTCGCCCGATGAACTTCGGGCCGCTGGACGCGCCTTTGCGGAAAAACTGAACGCGGCGGGCGGCCCGGTTAAGGTCATCATACCCATGAGGGGCTGGTCGTCCGTCGACGTGCCGGGAAGCGCCACCTATGATCCCGAAGAAGACAGGAGTTTTGTAGATGAGTTCAGAAAGCACGCGACGGCGAAGATCGAGATAATGGAGATAGACGCCAACATGGAGGAGCCGGCGTTCGCAAGATCCGTCATAAGCGCCGGGATGGAGATTCTTGGCCAATCCGGCGGGGGGCTCAAGTGCGCCTGA
- a CDS encoding AMP-binding protein produces the protein MRPIRYTDEMIDEFKRDGYWTDEVFSDFWRRNAMELGDREALIDSRYRVTWKQAWKMLNNLACAWVDMGIPKDSRIIIQAPNSVYGFISRIAADRAGLISLTVYPYLREKELVYMVERTQAVAVAIPHIYRKFNYLEMYRELQKTSPYLKYFFLFDEEVPEGAPDGSYSLFKLANENVDESKYARLDERKFSAYYDVGLLTSTTGTTGLPKLVEWPIASRVCTSKARVDIWRLTRDDITVAIAPHAGGAAGTLTYFAAPLVGAKTVMMEEFDPEGALKLIEKEKATAIGVVPTHLVRMLEVDETRYDLSSLRFIRSAGGYLPPQVAEEAERRFKATITSDLGTQDVGSVSGCSIDDPGEIRRRTVGRMLPGNKLRLLDDEGNEVPDGEPGQLWFRGPHAPAGYYRDPGSTAPVFDKNGWTTTGDIVKSGDGCLWIMGRSKDMIIRGGQNIYPAEIEGILNEHPKVASVAIVGYPDREMGERACACVVLKAGQTFTKDEMVTFLKEKKLAAFKLPERLETVDSLPTVGDSGKVDKKVLKAEMERKVSGG, from the coding sequence ATGAGGCCAATCAGATACACCGATGAAATGATCGACGAATTCAAACGTGACGGCTACTGGACGGATGAGGTCTTCTCCGATTTCTGGAGGCGCAATGCCATGGAGCTGGGAGACCGTGAGGCCCTTATCGACTCAAGGTACCGGGTGACATGGAAACAGGCATGGAAGATGCTCAACAACCTTGCCTGCGCGTGGGTCGACATGGGGATACCCAAAGATTCCAGGATAATAATCCAGGCACCCAACAGCGTCTATGGCTTCATTTCCAGGATAGCGGCGGACAGGGCCGGGCTCATATCGCTCACGGTCTATCCCTACCTGAGAGAGAAGGAACTCGTCTACATGGTGGAGAGGACCCAGGCGGTTGCCGTGGCCATTCCCCATATCTACCGCAAGTTCAATTACCTTGAGATGTACAGGGAACTGCAGAAGACGTCACCCTACCTGAAGTATTTCTTCCTTTTCGACGAAGAGGTGCCCGAGGGTGCTCCCGACGGTTCCTATTCCCTTTTCAAACTGGCGAACGAGAACGTCGACGAGTCGAAATACGCAAGGCTCGATGAGAGGAAGTTCAGCGCCTATTACGATGTAGGCCTTCTGACGAGCACGACGGGCACCACGGGACTGCCCAAGCTGGTGGAATGGCCCATCGCTTCAAGGGTCTGCACGTCAAAGGCGAGGGTCGATATATGGCGCCTGACCAGGGATGATATCACGGTGGCCATTGCCCCCCATGCAGGCGGTGCCGCGGGGACCCTCACCTATTTCGCCGCCCCGCTGGTGGGAGCGAAAACGGTCATGATGGAGGAGTTCGACCCGGAAGGGGCCTTGAAGCTTATAGAGAAAGAGAAGGCCACCGCCATAGGGGTCGTGCCCACCCATCTGGTGCGCATGCTCGAGGTGGACGAGACCCGGTATGACCTGAGCTCGCTGAGGTTCATCAGGAGCGCGGGCGGCTATCTGCCTCCCCAGGTTGCCGAAGAGGCGGAGAGAAGGTTCAAGGCGACGATAACGAGCGATCTGGGTACCCAGGACGTCGGTTCCGTGTCGGGCTGTTCAATCGATGACCCGGGTGAGATACGCCGCAGGACGGTGGGAAGGATGCTGCCAGGCAACAAATTGAGGCTCCTTGACGATGAGGGCAATGAGGTGCCCGACGGAGAACCCGGGCAGCTCTGGTTCCGTGGGCCGCATGCACCGGCCGGGTATTATCGCGACCCCGGATCGACGGCGCCGGTCTTCGACAAGAACGGGTGGACGACGACCGGCGATATTGTGAAATCCGGGGACGGCTGCCTGTGGATAATGGGCAGATCGAAGGACATGATCATCAGGGGAGGACAGAACATATATCCCGCCGAGATAGAGGGCATCCTCAACGAACACCCGAAGGTGGCGAGCGTGGCCATCGTCGGGTATCCCGACAGGGAAATGGGCGAGCGCGCGTGTGCCTGCGTGGTGCTCAAGGCGGGTCAGACCTTCACAAAAGACGAGATGGTCACCTTCCTCAAAGAGAAAAAACTGGCGGCTTTCAAGCTGCCCGAGAGGCTCGAGACGGTCGATTCTCTTCCCACCGTCGGTGATTCCGGCAAGGTGGACAAGAAAGTGCTCAAGGCCGAGATGGAAAGAAAGGTTTCCGGGGGATAA
- the ppcB gene encoding phenylphosphate carboxylase subunit beta translates to MKDMRDFIHDAENVGQLKRVKAEVDWNLELSHIAKLNEEKSGPALLFENVKGYTSPVITSVCTTTQRLALIMGAPSESSLVDLMRYWVEKGKTLVPPKFVDRSRAPCKENIMKGDDIDLFKFPAPHYYPRDGGRFMGTAHFFITKDPDSGWVNLGTYRAQLLGKDKIGTQFIKGKHSDIMLKKYAALKKPMPVASIVGCDPLLFLTGAARLSAFVSEYDFAGAVRGRPIEVVQGETVDLPIPATAEIVIEGFVDPETFMDEGPFGEYTGYYSGVGTDKRNFEQVTCVTYRNNPVFWGTTVGRAVTDTHMTMALTYGATLWQQLTDMKIPGIKAVYCPPEGSGRFLAIISVKQMYPGHADQVGTAAISTEMGAYGLKTVIVVDEDIDPWDIPRVLYALSFRFQPNRCQIIRRGRSTPLDPSLPIDSRDITGRIIMDATIPYEWKEKPLPVELDPEMVKKIQGRWEELGL, encoded by the coding sequence ATGAAGGACATGAGAGATTTTATCCATGATGCCGAAAATGTGGGCCAGCTCAAAAGGGTGAAGGCCGAAGTTGACTGGAACCTCGAGCTCTCCCATATTGCCAAACTGAACGAAGAAAAAAGCGGACCGGCGCTTCTGTTCGAGAACGTCAAGGGCTATACCTCGCCGGTCATCACCAGCGTCTGCACCACGACGCAGAGGCTTGCCCTGATCATGGGTGCGCCCTCGGAATCCAGTCTCGTGGACCTTATGCGGTACTGGGTAGAAAAAGGAAAGACGCTTGTTCCGCCTAAATTCGTGGACAGGTCGCGGGCGCCCTGCAAGGAAAATATCATGAAGGGTGACGACATCGATCTTTTCAAGTTCCCTGCGCCCCATTACTACCCCAGGGATGGGGGCAGGTTCATGGGTACCGCCCACTTTTTCATCACAAAAGACCCCGATTCGGGTTGGGTCAACCTCGGGACATACCGGGCGCAGCTTCTTGGGAAAGACAAGATCGGCACCCAGTTCATCAAGGGCAAGCATTCCGATATCATGCTGAAAAAATATGCCGCCTTGAAGAAGCCTATGCCGGTGGCATCCATCGTCGGCTGCGACCCGCTCCTCTTTCTCACCGGCGCCGCGCGGCTTTCCGCCTTCGTGAGCGAGTACGACTTTGCGGGGGCCGTACGGGGCAGACCCATCGAGGTGGTGCAGGGCGAGACGGTCGACCTTCCCATTCCCGCAACGGCGGAGATCGTCATCGAAGGCTTCGTGGACCCCGAGACCTTCATGGACGAGGGTCCCTTCGGTGAGTACACCGGCTACTACTCCGGTGTGGGGACGGACAAGCGGAACTTCGAACAGGTGACATGCGTAACGTACAGGAACAACCCCGTCTTTTGGGGGACAACCGTTGGGCGTGCCGTTACGGACACACACATGACCATGGCCCTCACCTACGGCGCAACGCTGTGGCAGCAGTTGACGGACATGAAAATCCCCGGCATCAAGGCTGTGTACTGCCCCCCGGAGGGTTCGGGCAGGTTCCTTGCCATCATATCCGTGAAGCAGATGTATCCCGGGCACGCCGACCAGGTCGGCACCGCCGCAATCTCCACGGAGATGGGTGCGTACGGTCTGAAGACGGTCATCGTTGTCGATGAGGACATCGATCCCTGGGACATCCCGAGGGTGCTCTACGCGCTCAGTTTCAGGTTCCAGCCCAACCGCTGCCAGATCATCAGACGGGGCCGTTCGACACCCCTTGACCCTTCGCTTCCCATAGATTCCAGGGACATCACGGGCAGGATCATCATGGATGCGACCATTCCCTATGAATGGAAGGAGAAGCCCCTGCCGGTGGAACTGGACCCGGAGATGGTGAAGAAGATCCAGGGAAGGTGGGAGGAACTGGGGCTGTAA
- a CDS encoding LysR substrate-binding domain-containing protein — MNLNQLRIFYESARQHSFTRAAEHLCVSQPAVSSQIKQLEAITRLKLFTKVGRKIYLTEAGEVLFGYAQKIFQLELEAEDTLDRIRRVQTGALHVGTTKTYARFLMPNYISMFHALYPGISIHLSEGSSMEMMQSLLHMKNELAIVASDENPRFLNSIIFRKENILLVISPDHPLAKKGSVNLEDVSKVPLIMREEGSGTRKIVMEAFRNKGLTPTILYEASNLEFTKELLKRGEGASFIVEPVVHNELKQGVLREVKITDTPLSMDAYIVFLSEKNLSRTASCFMDMLVKRSQETVH; from the coding sequence ATGAACCTGAACCAGTTGAGAATATTCTACGAGTCGGCAAGACAGCACAGCTTCACCAGGGCGGCGGAACACCTTTGCGTAAGCCAGCCGGCCGTCTCGTCCCAGATCAAGCAGTTGGAGGCGATAACACGCCTGAAACTCTTCACCAAGGTGGGAAGAAAAATATACCTCACCGAAGCGGGTGAGGTGCTCTTCGGTTATGCACAGAAGATCTTTCAGCTTGAACTCGAGGCCGAAGACACCCTCGACAGGATAAGAAGGGTACAGACGGGGGCGCTGCATGTCGGGACAACAAAGACATACGCACGTTTCCTGATGCCCAACTACATTTCCATGTTCCATGCACTCTATCCCGGGATCAGTATTCATCTCAGCGAAGGGAGTTCAATGGAGATGATGCAGAGTCTTCTCCACATGAAGAACGAACTTGCCATCGTCGCCAGTGATGAGAACCCGAGATTCCTCAACAGCATCATTTTCCGGAAGGAGAATATTCTTCTCGTCATCTCACCGGACCACCCCCTTGCGAAAAAGGGGTCCGTCAACCTTGAAGATGTTTCGAAGGTACCGCTCATCATGAGGGAAGAAGGGTCGGGAACAAGGAAGATCGTCATGGAGGCGTTCAGGAACAAGGGATTGACACCCACAATCCTCTACGAGGCAAGCAACCTCGAGTTTACCAAGGAACTGCTCAAGCGGGGAGAAGGCGCGTCGTTCATCGTCGAGCCCGTCGTGCACAATGAACTGAAACAGGGTGTCCTGAGGGAAGTGAAGATAACGGACACACCGCTTTCAATGGATGCCTACATCGTTTTCCTCAGCGAAAAGAACCTGTCAAGGACGGCGAGCTGTTTCATGGACATGCTGGTAAAGAGATCGCAGGAAACAGTTCACTGA
- a CDS encoding NADH:flavin oxidoreductase, translated as MYPHVFSSLSVGGIVLKNRITMAPLYAGYAAEDGGVSPVMLEHYRAVAKGGAAMIVVENTTIDHPAGSGASRMLRTDTDANLQDLSELASVIRAEGVVACIQINHAGRFSIGKSSLAPSAVDTFGKIPQAMSLDDIRHVRGKFVEAAVRVKKAGFDMVELHGGTGYLLSQFVSPRTNRRNDTYGGTLENRMRFPLEVLSEVKAAVGDLPVGYRFLADEWLPDGLKLEESTQFAKVLSESGIAYISVMGGTYESFTLPEIVARSKTEGYMADLSEAVRKNVAVPVVTAGRIASGKTAEEILATGKADLLGLARVLWADPEWPNKLREGRESDMIHCDPSCNDACMRQVMKAKPAVCMQWPQKKIERYKERFPD; from the coding sequence ATGTATCCCCATGTTTTCTCGTCTCTGTCTGTCGGAGGCATTGTGTTGAAGAATCGTATCACCATGGCGCCCCTTTACGCGGGTTACGCCGCGGAGGACGGCGGCGTGTCTCCTGTCATGCTGGAGCACTACCGGGCGGTGGCGAAGGGCGGTGCCGCTATGATCGTTGTGGAGAACACAACAATCGACCATCCCGCCGGCAGCGGGGCCAGCCGGATGCTGAGGACCGATACGGATGCCAATCTCCAGGATCTCTCGGAGCTTGCCTCGGTTATCAGGGCGGAAGGCGTTGTTGCCTGCATCCAGATAAACCACGCGGGCCGCTTTTCCATCGGGAAGTCTTCGCTCGCTCCGTCCGCGGTGGACACGTTCGGAAAGATCCCTCAGGCCATGAGCCTTGACGATATTCGGCATGTGCGGGGAAAGTTCGTCGAGGCTGCCGTAAGAGTAAAGAAGGCCGGTTTCGACATGGTGGAACTTCACGGAGGCACCGGATATCTTTTGTCGCAGTTCGTCTCCCCTCGGACCAACAGGAGAAACGACACCTACGGCGGCACCCTCGAGAACCGGATGAGATTTCCCCTCGAAGTTTTGAGTGAGGTGAAGGCGGCGGTGGGAGATCTCCCGGTAGGCTACCGTTTCCTTGCGGACGAGTGGCTCCCCGACGGTCTCAAACTTGAGGAATCCACGCAATTCGCAAAGGTCCTGTCCGAGTCCGGCATCGCCTATATCTCCGTGATGGGCGGTACCTACGAATCCTTTACCCTACCCGAGATCGTAGCGAGGTCAAAGACGGAAGGTTACATGGCCGACCTGTCGGAAGCTGTCAGGAAGAATGTCGCGGTGCCGGTCGTAACCGCAGGCAGGATCGCTTCCGGAAAGACGGCCGAGGAGATACTGGCAACGGGCAAAGCCGACCTGTTAGGCCTTGCAAGAGTTCTCTGGGCAGACCCCGAGTGGCCGAACAAGCTGAGGGAGGGAAGGGAAAGTGACATGATCCATTGCGATCCATCATGCAACGACGCCTGCATGCGCCAGGTCATGAAGGCAAAACCCGCCGTCTGTATGCAATGGCCGCAGAAGAAGATAGAAAGATACAAAGAGCGCTTTCCGGATTGA
- a CDS encoding SemiSWEET transporter, giving the protein MINREMTDLIGYIAACFTTFSLLPQILRIRRLKEARDVSVFLPLMIAVGSVLWLIYGIIIGSAPVIAANSVSLFIAVITIFFTIKYR; this is encoded by the coding sequence ATGATAAATAGAGAGATGACCGACCTTATCGGCTACATTGCCGCCTGCTTCACCACATTTTCGCTTTTGCCGCAGATATTGCGCATCCGGAGGCTGAAAGAAGCTCGGGACGTCTCCGTTTTCCTGCCGCTCATGATTGCCGTGGGTTCGGTTTTGTGGTTGATATACGGGATCATCATCGGGTCCGCCCCGGTCATTGCGGCAAATTCTGTTTCCTTGTTTATCGCTGTGATCACCATCTTCTTCACGATCAAGTACAGGTAA
- a CDS encoding ADP-ribosylglycohydrolase family protein: MLVEDRRVNVAGISRQDRILGGLWGAVVGDALGVPVEFKGRDVRKGDPVTDMRGYGTFGLPPGSWSDDSSLMLCTAQGLLDGFDTERMGDLFVSWFTAGFWTPHGQAFDVGRGTWQAISRMQLGTPAGLAGGQEEGNNGNGSLMRILPVVIHCAAMDDEEALRLVHRASAVTHGHPRSMMACGMYYLVVTALLEGMAPRDAYRLAMERTRQLYSAPPFSKETPHFSRLLSGDIHALPENAIESDGYVVHTLEASLWCLLTTGSYTEAVLRAVNLGWDTDTTAIVTGGMAGTHYGLEAVPKHWHDMIVKKEDIGELFEELVERIGHR, from the coding sequence ATGCTCGTGGAGGATAGGAGAGTGAACGTGGCGGGGATCTCCAGACAGGACAGGATTCTTGGCGGGCTTTGGGGGGCTGTGGTTGGAGACGCCCTTGGCGTCCCGGTGGAGTTCAAGGGAAGGGATGTCCGTAAGGGCGACCCTGTCACGGATATGAGGGGATACGGAACATTCGGTCTGCCGCCGGGAAGCTGGTCTGATGACTCCTCCCTTATGCTGTGCACCGCGCAGGGTCTCCTCGACGGGTTCGATACGGAGCGGATGGGGGATCTTTTCGTCAGTTGGTTCACGGCAGGTTTCTGGACGCCTCACGGACAGGCCTTTGATGTGGGCCGGGGGACGTGGCAGGCAATAAGCAGGATGCAGCTCGGCACGCCGGCGGGGCTAGCCGGAGGACAGGAGGAAGGCAACAACGGCAACGGCTCGCTGATGCGCATTCTCCCTGTCGTCATCCATTGTGCCGCCATGGACGATGAGGAAGCGCTCCGCCTTGTCCACCGCGCTTCAGCTGTAACACACGGGCACCCGCGATCGATGATGGCCTGCGGGATGTATTATCTCGTGGTGACAGCCCTTCTGGAGGGGATGGCGCCGCGCGACGCATATCGGCTTGCCATGGAAAGGACGAGGCAGCTCTACAGCGCGCCGCCTTTTTCGAAGGAAACCCCCCATTTTTCCCGCCTTCTCTCCGGTGATATCCATGCCCTTCCCGAAAATGCCATCGAATCCGACGGCTACGTGGTCCATACCCTGGAGGCGTCCCTCTGGTGCCTGCTGACGACGGGCTCCTACACAGAGGCGGTGCTCAGGGCGGTCAATCTCGGTTGGGACACGGACACGACTGCCATTGTAACGGGCGGCATGGCCGGCACGCATTATGGTCTTGAGGCAGTCCCGAAGCACTGGCATGATATGATAGTGAAGAAAGAGGATATAGGTGAGTTGTTCGAGGAGTTGGTGGAGAGGATTGGTCACAGGTGA
- a CDS encoding dual specificity protein phosphatase family protein: protein MYTRENMSYPSVPFDQCYWVVPGRLLAGCYPGDLDAAEAEKKLQGLLKAGIRRVVNLMEETETNWDGEPFADYQKELSRRGGLMKADVVCVRRPIRDFMVPSREEMIGILDEIDSAIRAGRPVYVHCWGGKGRTGTVVGCYLVRHAFASGKTALHMIGELRARADGLSPETQEQRDMVCSWRIGE from the coding sequence ATGTATACCAGGGAGAACATGTCGTACCCATCGGTTCCTTTTGATCAGTGTTATTGGGTTGTGCCGGGGAGGCTTCTTGCCGGGTGCTATCCGGGGGACCTCGATGCCGCAGAGGCGGAAAAGAAATTGCAGGGGCTTCTCAAGGCCGGGATCAGGCGCGTTGTCAATCTCATGGAAGAGACCGAGACGAATTGGGACGGAGAGCCTTTTGCGGATTATCAAAAAGAACTGAGTCGCAGGGGAGGGCTGATGAAGGCCGATGTTGTCTGTGTGCGCAGGCCCATAAGGGATTTTATGGTCCCATCCCGCGAGGAGATGATCGGTATCCTCGATGAGATCGATAGCGCCATTAGGGCGGGCAGGCCGGTCTATGTGCATTGCTGGGGAGGAAAGGGCAGAACCGGTACCGTTGTCGGGTGCTACCTGGTCCGCCATGCCTTTGCCAGCGGCAAAACAGCGCTTCATATGATCGGGGAACTCAGGGCGCGGGCCGATGGTTTGTCGCCGGAGACGCAGGAGCAGCGGGATATGGTATGCTCGTGGAGGATAGGAGAGTGA
- a CDS encoding alpha/beta hydrolase yields the protein MPFQDINGLKVYYEVHGEGATETIVLLHHGFGCVKIWRNIFPKFVDAGYRVVMYDRRGFGRSEDGPDFFDFYVSDRYREESLGELRSVKERLGIGPCHLVGQCEGGVVGVDYAARYPEDVKSITAASTQCYSEVPMTQLNIERLVVNFTDLEPRLQAKIIDWHGETAQAKYDQFARCGGEYGVEYFDLRPILAKVFCPALVLYPDRSSIFYAEQALAFYRGLPKGELAVFPKCGHNTYEQRPEDYVRTILDFLKRTKEGEDQADRPSMSCLA from the coding sequence ATGCCTTTTCAGGATATCAATGGTCTCAAGGTCTATTATGAGGTTCACGGGGAAGGGGCGACGGAGACGATCGTCCTTTTGCATCATGGTTTCGGATGTGTCAAGATCTGGCGCAACATCTTCCCAAAATTTGTAGACGCCGGCTACCGGGTAGTCATGTATGACCGCCGGGGGTTCGGGCGCTCCGAGGACGGGCCTGATTTCTTCGATTTTTATGTGAGCGACCGGTACAGGGAGGAGAGCCTGGGCGAGCTGCGCTCGGTCAAGGAGCGCCTTGGCATCGGTCCCTGTCACCTGGTGGGCCAGTGCGAAGGCGGCGTTGTGGGCGTCGATTATGCGGCCCGCTACCCGGAAGATGTGAAGAGCATTACAGCGGCCAGCACCCAGTGCTACAGCGAAGTCCCCATGACGCAGTTGAATATCGAAAGGCTCGTCGTCAATTTCACGGACCTCGAACCGAGACTTCAAGCCAAGATAATAGACTGGCACGGAGAGACGGCCCAGGCGAAATACGACCAGTTCGCGAGGTGCGGCGGTGAGTATGGCGTGGAGTACTTCGACCTGAGACCAATCCTGGCGAAAGTGTTTTGCCCGGCCCTGGTCCTTTATCCGGATCGCAGTTCCATCTTCTATGCGGAGCAGGCTCTTGCCTTTTATCGGGGCCTCCCGAAGGGGGAGCTTGCTGTTTTTCCGAAGTGCGGCCACAACACCTACGAGCAACGCCCGGAGGACTATGTGCGCACTATCCTCGACTTTCTGAAACGGACAAAAGAAGGCGAAGATCAAGCGGACCGCCCGTCGATGTCCTGCCTGGCCTAG